The sequence ACCTTATTTCTTCAACTCAGCGATAGTCGCAATCTGATCCTTCGAACTAAATACAAAATTCCCCGCCACCAACGCGTTAGCGCCTGCTTCCAACAATTTGGCCGAGTTTTGCAGCGATACACCGCCATCTATCTCGATGAACAAATTTGGGTTGCGTTCGGCAGAAAGCGCTTTTAGTTCCTTTATTTTTTTGTAAGTATTCTCAATAAAACTTTGCCCGCCGAAGCCGGGATTTACCGACATGATCAGCACCAGGTCAACATCGGCAATAATATCATCCAGCAGGGCCACCGGGGTATGCGGGTTAAGCGCAACGCCCGCCACGCAGCCAAGATCTTTTATAGCATGGATAGTACGGTGCAGGTGGGTGCAGGCTTCGTAATGTACGGTGATATGATCGGCGCCGGCATTTTTAAAATCGGCCAGGTAGCGGTCGGGATCAGTAATCATCAGGTGCACATCCAGCGGTTTTTTGGCGTGCTGCTTAACAGCCTTCATCACCGGGAAACCGAACGAGATGTTTGGCACAAATACCCCGTCCATAATGTCCACATGTATCCAGTCGGCAGCGCTGGCGTTTATCATTTCAATATCGCGTTGCAGGTTGGCAAAATCGGCTGCTAATATAGATGGAGCTACTTTGTGGTCATTAGTCATTGGTCATCAGTCATTGGTGTGCGGTGGCAAAGATAGATAATAGTCCGGAAGTCCGAAAAGTCCGGAAGACGGAAAGATGATTAAGTATATGGACCATGGTCAATGGAAGTGGCCGTTCGGCCTAAACCTGATTGAAGTGGAAAACCCGGAGCGTGCCTTGGGATAGCGCACCGGCAGGCGAGGCTTTGGAACGGAAAGCAGGGCTATCGGTACCGAAGAACTACTGCCGTTAATTTCCTGATCAGAATTTACAGATTTAAAAATTATCAGAATTCTGTAAATCCTGAAATTCTGCAAATTTTGATTCAGACAACACGATTTGCACATCCTCACATTTACTACTATCTTTCCTCCATCAATTTATTACCATGAGGAAACTTTACTTTTTATTATGCGCCGCGGCTTGTGGCTTAACCGTCCGTGCGCAAAGTCCGGCAGCGCCAGCCGCGACACCGGCCCAGGCAAAAGGCAATTACCTGCTGGCCTCGCGTTTCTCGCCGAAAAAGATCAGCAAAATGGTGTTCAGCACTTCGGTCGACCCGCATTGGCTCAAGCTATCGAACCGGTTTTGGTACAGCTACGAGAGTGGTGCCGGCCGCCAGTGGTACATTGTAGACCCTGCTTTTAAAACTAAGAAGGCCATTTTTGATAACGCAAAACTGGCGGCGGCCATCACCCTGATCGTAAAAGACCCTTTCGATGCGCAGCATTTGCCGATAGAGAACCTGAAGTTCACCAAGGATGAAAAGAGCGTACAGTTCGAACTGAAAAGCACTGTAGACCAGGTAAAAAAGGACCGTAAGGATAAAAAGGCCGCCGACTCGCTGGAGAAGAAAACTTTTTACTTCACCTACGATATGCAAACCGAAAAGGTGACCGAGTTGAAGAATTACGAAAAGGTAAAACCAAAACCAGCCTGGGCTTCGATAGCGCCCGATAGTTCGGCCATTGTGTTTTCGCGCAAGTATAATTTATATTGGATGGATAAGGCCAATTACAAAAAAGCGCTGAAGAACGAAGACGATAGCACCATTGTAGAGCACCAGTTAACCAAGGATGGCGTAGAGAACTACGCCTACGGCGGATCGGGTAACGAGACCAATGTAGAGCGCGAGAAGAACGCCAAAAAGCGTAAGCCGGCGGGGGTGCTATGGTCGCCGGACGCGAAGCATTTTGCCATGAACCGCACCGATATGCGCAAGGTGAAAGATTTTTGGGTGATCAACAGCATAGCCGAACCACGCCCAACTTTAGAGACCTATAAATACCAGATGCCGGGCGAAAAAGAAGCCCCGATAGAAGAGATCCTGTTGTTTGATTTTGAGGCCAAGACCTATAAAAAACTGGCTGTAGCATCATTTAAAGACCAGGATGTATCGATGTGGTCGGCACCAGTATTGCAAAAAAGCAGGGACGATGAGTTCCGCCCCTCGCTGTGGTTGGGTGATAATGATAAGTTCTACTTCTACCGCACCGGCCGCGATCTGAAAAAGATAGACGTATGTAGCGTAGATATCAAGACCAGCGCTGTAAAAGTGCTGATAGAAGAACGTATGAATACCTACGTAGAGATAGCCCGCCCGTGGCTGATCAACGGTGGCAAGGAGCTGATCCATTGGTCGGAACGAGACGGCTGGGCGCATTTTTACCTTTTTGATGGCGACGGTAAGCTAAAGAACCAGATCACCACCGGATCATTCCACTGCGATGAGGTGGTAAACGTGGACGAGAAGAGCCGCACCATGTACTTCACCGCTGCCGGTCGCGAGGCGGGCGAGAACCCATACTACACTCACCTGTACAGCATCCATTTTGATGGCAGCGGATTAAAATTACTGAACAGTGGTAACTTTACCCATACCGCCAGCATGAGCGACGATGCCAAATACTTTGTGGGCAACTTTAGTCGTGTTAACGCCGCGCCAAAATCGGTATTGTATGATAACAACGGCACTAAGATAATGGACCTGGAAACTACCGACCTGAGCCAGCTGATGGCCGCGGGCTACAAATTCCCCGAGCCGTTCAAGGTTAAGGCTGATGACGGCATTACCGATCTGTTCGGTGTAATGTACAAGCCGTACGATTTCGACCCGGCTAAAAAGTATCCGATCATTGAGTACGTATATCCTGGTCCGCAAACCGAGGCCGTGAATACCGCCTTTAGCCGGGGTATGGATTATACCGACCGCCTGGCGCAAATGGGCTTTATTGTGATATCGGTAGGTAACCGTGGCGGTAACCCCGAACGCTCTAAATGGTACCATAACTATGGCTACGGCAACCTGCGCGATTATGGCCTGGCCGATAAAAAAGCTGCCGTTGAGCAGCTGGCCGATAAATATCCTTTTATTGATATTACCCGTGTAGGTATTACCGGTCACTCGGGTGGCGGCTTTATGTCTACCGCGGCATTGCTGGTTTACCCTGACTTTTACAAGGCCGCGGTATCCGAATCGGGCAACCACGATAACAGCATTTATAACCGTTGGTGGAGTGAGAAACACCATGGCGTGAAAGAGATCATCACCGCTAAGGGCGATACCACATTCACTTATACTATTGATAAGAACCAGGACCTGGCCAAGAACCTGAAAGGCCACCTGATGCTATCGACAGGGGATATCGATAATAACGTAAGCCCGTCGAATACCATCCGTGTCATCAACGCGCTGATCAAAGCCAACAAACGTTTTGATTTTGTATTGCTGCCCGGCCAGCGCCATGCTTACGGCGATATGACCGAATATTTCTTCTGGCAAAAAGCCGATTATTTTTGCAAATGGCTGCTGGGCGATTTTTCTCAACCCGTAGATATTTTGGAAATGACCCGTGAGGTAGAGATGACCAATAAGCGCCCCGGTGGTGGAACAAGCCCGGATGAAAATTAAGAAGTTTTTTATAACCGAAGCGGCCGATCCTTTAGGGTCGGCCGCTTCGGTAAATACCACTGGCTTCAGTTTATAACTGAAGCCTACTGATGGGATGAAGTCTGTGACTTCAGGCAGCCGCAAGTCACAGACTTGCACTTATCCTAAGGCTTCAGTTACAAACTGAAGCCAGCATTTGTTTAATCAGGAAAGCGCGGTTCAATTGAACCGCGCTTTCCTGATTAATGGGCATCCTTATCATTTGCACACCTGCACATTTGCTCCCCCTTTAGGGGGCTGGGGGGTTACAAAGTAAACATCATTTTAGCTAAAACTATCCTGCCCGGTATAGTGTACGTACTACTGGTATAAACGTTGGCCGACAGGTATACCGCGGTGTAGTTCTTTGTATCGAACAGGTTTTGGGCGGTTACTTCCAGATCCAGCTTGGTTTTGGTGAAGCGGTAGCGGATAGAAGCATCGGCGAACATGTATTTCAAATCGTTGGCGGC comes from Mucilaginibacter mali and encodes:
- the rpe gene encoding ribulose-phosphate 3-epimerase, yielding MTNDHKVAPSILAADFANLQRDIEMINASAADWIHVDIMDGVFVPNISFGFPVMKAVKQHAKKPLDVHLMITDPDRYLADFKNAGADHITVHYEACTHLHRTIHAIKDLGCVAGVALNPHTPVALLDDIIADVDLVLIMSVNPGFGGQSFIENTYKKIKELKALSAERNPNLFIEIDGGVSLQNSAKLLEAGANALVAGNFVFSSKDQIATIAELKK
- a CDS encoding S9 family peptidase; the encoded protein is MRKLYFLLCAAACGLTVRAQSPAAPAATPAQAKGNYLLASRFSPKKISKMVFSTSVDPHWLKLSNRFWYSYESGAGRQWYIVDPAFKTKKAIFDNAKLAAAITLIVKDPFDAQHLPIENLKFTKDEKSVQFELKSTVDQVKKDRKDKKAADSLEKKTFYFTYDMQTEKVTELKNYEKVKPKPAWASIAPDSSAIVFSRKYNLYWMDKANYKKALKNEDDSTIVEHQLTKDGVENYAYGGSGNETNVEREKNAKKRKPAGVLWSPDAKHFAMNRTDMRKVKDFWVINSIAEPRPTLETYKYQMPGEKEAPIEEILLFDFEAKTYKKLAVASFKDQDVSMWSAPVLQKSRDDEFRPSLWLGDNDKFYFYRTGRDLKKIDVCSVDIKTSAVKVLIEERMNTYVEIARPWLINGGKELIHWSERDGWAHFYLFDGDGKLKNQITTGSFHCDEVVNVDEKSRTMYFTAAGREAGENPYYTHLYSIHFDGSGLKLLNSGNFTHTASMSDDAKYFVGNFSRVNAAPKSVLYDNNGTKIMDLETTDLSQLMAAGYKFPEPFKVKADDGITDLFGVMYKPYDFDPAKKYPIIEYVYPGPQTEAVNTAFSRGMDYTDRLAQMGFIVISVGNRGGNPERSKWYHNYGYGNLRDYGLADKKAAVEQLADKYPFIDITRVGITGHSGGGFMSTAALLVYPDFYKAAVSESGNHDNSIYNRWWSEKHHGVKEIITAKGDTTFTYTIDKNQDLAKNLKGHLMLSTGDIDNNVSPSNTIRVINALIKANKRFDFVLLPGQRHAYGDMTEYFFWQKADYFCKWLLGDFSQPVDILEMTREVEMTNKRPGGGTSPDEN